A region from the Variovorax sp. RKNM96 genome encodes:
- a CDS encoding sulfite reductase flavoprotein subunit alpha, with the protein MALLRRIWFQIHWFIGITAGSVLVVIGLTGATLSFRAEIVDAINPELRHVANPQGAAALLPAALAERVQAAHPAERIVALTVYAEPGRPARVNFAPPEGQRQGEARLVDPWTAELLPEPKGDAFFEFVERLHRWLLLPRDTGKPVTGTLATGLLILALSGLYLRWPRRPLAWRAWLKLDFALTGRAFLWNLHAVVGTVALLAYLASSLTGLYWGFDALRTVIDNAAGEGRAVRAQRMQTGAAPVKKAAAPKPDLQRVWQSFLQETHGDWSLVTFRMPGRNATQIEATYLRTHPEHERARNRLYLDAATGEASRHERYSDKPLAGRLINSIYPLHMGTYWGLPGRIVMTLSSLGLSLFAITGWMLYLGRRRTKRAVRDERARLSPALPPASGGAEPVLLIFATQTGQAERIALQTAAVLQSAGVAVVLQPLVRLSVDALQRYRKVLLVASTFGDGDPPDSLRAFARQFARQTGSGLQDVRYGLLALGDRHYANFCGFGRALDHDLRGHGAQALFPMIEVSNGDAGALARWRQSLAETFAVQADAWQTHQPQAQPFEPWRLVRRTLLNDGSQGDPLFEIELALPDAATWAPGALVELLPRQAASTVERFLRDSGLDGRALVRFDGHERTLEEALSRSTLPPAAPVSTAQALADTLLPLAPRSYSVASITPDGCVQLLVRQARHDDGLGVASGWLTASAPADAAIELRLLHNPGFALVDDEAPCIFIGNGSGFAGLRAHLRERVRRGHGRNWLVYGERNAVHDAFCAADIAQWQATGMLARADLVFSRDQPQRRYVQDRLRESADALRQWVVEGAVVYVCGSLEGMAPGVDSALCDALGAPVFDDLVAQGRYRRDVY; encoded by the coding sequence ATGGCTCTCCTGCGGCGCATCTGGTTCCAGATCCACTGGTTCATCGGCATCACGGCCGGGTCCGTGCTCGTGGTGATCGGGCTGACCGGCGCCACGCTGTCTTTCCGCGCCGAGATCGTCGACGCGATCAATCCCGAGTTGCGCCACGTGGCCAACCCGCAGGGCGCGGCGGCGCTGCTTCCCGCGGCGCTGGCAGAGCGCGTGCAGGCGGCGCATCCGGCAGAGCGGATCGTCGCGCTCACCGTGTATGCCGAACCCGGCCGGCCGGCGCGCGTCAATTTCGCGCCGCCCGAAGGCCAGCGCCAGGGTGAGGCGCGGCTGGTCGATCCCTGGACCGCCGAGCTGCTGCCCGAGCCGAAGGGCGACGCCTTCTTCGAGTTCGTCGAGCGCCTGCACCGATGGCTGCTGTTGCCTCGGGACACCGGCAAGCCCGTCACCGGCACGCTGGCCACGGGCCTCCTGATCCTGGCGCTGTCGGGCCTCTACCTGCGCTGGCCGCGCCGGCCGCTCGCCTGGCGGGCCTGGCTGAAGCTGGACTTCGCCCTCACCGGCCGCGCCTTCCTCTGGAACCTGCACGCGGTCGTCGGCACCGTGGCGCTGCTGGCGTACCTGGCCTCCAGCCTGACGGGCCTTTACTGGGGTTTCGATGCGCTGCGAACGGTGATCGACAACGCCGCGGGCGAAGGACGCGCGGTTCGCGCGCAACGCATGCAAACCGGCGCCGCGCCCGTCAAGAAGGCCGCGGCGCCCAAGCCCGACCTGCAGCGCGTGTGGCAATCCTTCCTGCAGGAAACCCACGGCGACTGGAGCCTGGTCACGTTCCGCATGCCGGGGCGCAATGCGACGCAGATCGAGGCGACCTACCTGCGCACCCACCCCGAGCACGAGCGCGCACGCAACCGCCTCTATCTCGATGCCGCCACCGGTGAAGCTTCACGGCATGAGCGCTACAGCGACAAGCCGCTGGCGGGCCGGCTGATCAACAGCATCTACCCGCTGCACATGGGAACCTACTGGGGCCTGCCGGGCCGCATCGTGATGACGCTCAGCAGCCTCGGGCTGTCGCTGTTCGCGATCACCGGATGGATGCTCTACCTCGGTCGCCGCCGCACCAAGCGGGCGGTGCGCGACGAACGCGCCCGGCTGAGCCCCGCCCTGCCCCCGGCCAGCGGCGGCGCCGAACCCGTGCTGCTGATCTTCGCGACCCAGACCGGCCAAGCCGAGCGCATCGCGCTGCAGACGGCGGCGGTGCTGCAATCGGCCGGCGTGGCGGTGGTGCTGCAGCCGCTGGTGCGCCTGAGCGTCGATGCGCTGCAGCGCTACCGCAAGGTGCTACTGGTGGCCAGCACCTTCGGCGACGGCGATCCGCCGGACAGCCTGCGCGCCTTTGCGCGCCAGTTCGCGCGGCAGACCGGTTCCGGCCTGCAGGACGTGCGCTACGGCCTGCTCGCCCTGGGCGACAGGCACTACGCCAACTTCTGCGGTTTCGGCCGCGCGCTCGACCACGACCTGCGCGGCCATGGCGCGCAGGCGCTGTTCCCGATGATCGAGGTGAGCAACGGCGATGCGGGCGCCCTCGCGCGCTGGCGGCAGTCGCTCGCCGAAACGTTCGCGGTGCAGGCCGATGCCTGGCAGACGCACCAGCCGCAGGCGCAGCCCTTCGAGCCGTGGCGCCTCGTGCGCCGTACCTTGCTCAACGACGGCAGCCAGGGCGATCCGCTGTTCGAGATCGAACTGGCCCTCCCCGATGCGGCCACCTGGGCGCCCGGTGCGCTCGTCGAACTGCTGCCGCGCCAGGCCGCATCCACGGTCGAGCGGTTCCTGCGCGACAGCGGGCTCGACGGGCGAGCGCTCGTGCGTTTCGACGGCCACGAGCGCACGCTCGAAGAGGCGCTGTCCCGCAGCACGCTGCCGCCCGCGGCCCCGGTCAGCACCGCGCAGGCGTTGGCGGACACGCTGCTGCCTCTGGCGCCGCGCAGCTATTCGGTCGCATCGATCACACCCGACGGCTGCGTGCAACTGCTGGTGCGCCAGGCGCGCCACGACGACGGGCTGGGCGTGGCCTCGGGCTGGCTGACCGCTTCGGCGCCGGCCGACGCCGCCATCGAATTGCGCCTGCTGCACAACCCCGGCTTCGCGCTGGTCGACGACGAGGCGCCGTGCATCTTCATCGGCAACGGCTCCGGCTTTGCGGGCCTTCGCGCGCATCTGCGCGAGCGCGTGCGGCGCGGGCATGGGCGCAACTGGCTGGTGTACGGCGAGCGGAACGCCGTGCACGATGCCTTCTGCGCCGCCGACATCGCGCAATGGCAGGCGACCGGAATGCTGGCGCGCGCCGACCTGGTGTTTTCCCGCGACCAGCCGCAACGCCGCTACGTGCAGGACCGGTTGCGCGAGTCCGCCGACGCGCTGCGGCAATGGGTGGTCGAAGGGGCCGTGGTCTATGTCTGCGGCAGCCTCGAAGGCATGGCCCCGGGCGTCGATTCGGCGCTGTGCGACGCGCTGGGTGCGCCGGTCTTCGACGACCTGGTCGCGCAGGGCCGTTATCGCCGCGACGTCTACTGA
- a CDS encoding PAS domain S-box protein, translating into MADGRAPVTNEESAPDLTAPLDLGLITNVDYRLMVESIADYGIIFLDPGGIVLSWNKGARHLKGYEPHEAIGRHFSIFYPPELLEKNWQQHELELAARTGQFQEEGWRLRKDGSRFWASVVITRLLGPHGELRGFSKITRDLSDRRKQDELLRASEERFRLMVDGVKDYAIFMLDPGGYIVSWNTGAKANKGYEAHEIIGKHFSVFYPADVAATGFPDQELKTAREVGRFEDEGWRVRKDGSRFWASVVITALFDETGQHRGFAKVTRDLTDRRRISTLEDEGRRITTFLAMLGHELRNPLTPISNAVAIMERLGPAADAATMARMSNIIGRQLKQITRLVDDLLDVGRITSGKIHLESKPVKLSGVIEESLEMMRPAADAKRHALVFHGPSGEPWITGDRARMIQVVCNLLNNAIKFTPEGGRVEVQLREVGDNAEISVNDNGPGIPPPSLPQIFELFAQGEQEISRPQGGLGLGLTLVQQLVTLHGGDISAFSRGTPGDGAEFVIRLPRVAAPLERKKSNGADAGKIVLVVDDNRDAAETMCLLVESLGYATRTAADGPSALEAIKVEQPDLVLLDIGLPGFSGVEVAQRVRREVAHPPALVAVTGYGQASDRDASMAAGFYAHLTKPVDAQHLEGLLERLLGKP; encoded by the coding sequence ATGGCAGATGGCCGCGCACCAGTCACGAACGAGGAATCTGCACCCGATCTCACCGCGCCTCTGGATCTCGGGCTGATCACCAACGTCGACTACCGCCTGATGGTCGAGTCCATCGCGGACTACGGGATCATCTTCCTGGACCCCGGCGGCATCGTGCTCAGCTGGAACAAGGGCGCCAGGCACCTGAAGGGCTACGAACCCCACGAGGCGATCGGTCGCCACTTCTCGATCTTCTATCCGCCCGAGCTGCTGGAGAAGAACTGGCAGCAGCACGAACTCGAGCTGGCGGCCAGGACCGGGCAGTTCCAGGAAGAGGGTTGGCGGCTTCGCAAGGATGGCAGCCGCTTCTGGGCCAGCGTGGTGATCACCCGCCTGCTGGGCCCCCACGGCGAGCTGCGCGGCTTCTCCAAGATCACCCGCGACCTGTCCGACCGCCGGAAACAGGACGAATTGCTGCGCGCCAGCGAAGAACGCTTCCGGCTGATGGTGGACGGCGTGAAGGACTATGCGATCTTCATGCTCGACCCTGGCGGCTACATCGTGAGCTGGAACACCGGCGCGAAGGCCAACAAGGGCTACGAGGCGCACGAGATCATCGGCAAGCACTTCTCGGTGTTCTACCCGGCCGATGTGGCGGCCACGGGATTTCCCGACCAGGAGCTGAAGACGGCGCGCGAAGTCGGCCGCTTCGAGGACGAAGGCTGGCGCGTGCGCAAGGATGGCAGCCGCTTCTGGGCGAGCGTGGTCATCACCGCGCTCTTCGACGAGACCGGCCAGCACCGCGGCTTCGCCAAGGTCACGCGCGACCTGACCGACCGCCGGCGCATCTCCACGCTCGAAGACGAGGGGCGGCGCATCACCACCTTCCTGGCCATGCTCGGCCACGAACTGCGCAACCCGCTCACGCCGATCTCCAACGCGGTGGCCATCATGGAGCGCCTGGGCCCCGCGGCCGATGCGGCGACGATGGCCCGCATGAGCAACATCATCGGCCGCCAGCTCAAGCAGATCACCCGGCTCGTCGACGACCTGCTCGATGTCGGGCGCATCACGAGCGGCAAGATCCACCTCGAATCGAAGCCGGTGAAGCTCTCCGGCGTGATCGAGGAATCGCTGGAGATGATGCGGCCCGCCGCCGACGCCAAGCGCCACGCGCTGGTCTTCCATGGCCCGTCCGGTGAACCGTGGATCACCGGCGACCGCGCCCGCATGATCCAAGTGGTCTGCAACCTGCTGAACAACGCCATCAAGTTCACGCCCGAGGGCGGCCGCGTCGAGGTGCAGTTGCGCGAGGTCGGCGACAACGCGGAGATCAGCGTCAACGACAACGGCCCCGGCATCCCCCCGCCATCGCTGCCGCAGATCTTCGAGCTGTTCGCGCAGGGCGAGCAGGAGATCTCCCGGCCGCAGGGCGGCCTGGGCCTCGGCCTCACGCTGGTGCAGCAGCTGGTGACGCTGCACGGCGGCGACATCAGCGCCTTCAGCAGGGGCACGCCCGGCGACGGTGCCGAATTCGTCATCCGCCTGCCGCGCGTGGCCGCGCCGCTGGAAAGGAAAAAAAGCAACGGCGCGGACGCCGGGAAGATCGTGCTCGTGGTCGACGACAACCGCGACGCAGCGGAAACGATGTGCCTGCTGGTGGAGAGCCTGGGCTATGCGACGCGCACGGCCGCCGACGGCCCCTCGGCGCTCGAGGCGATCAAGGTCGAGCAGCCGGACCTGGTCCTGCTGGACATCGGCCTGCCGGGCTTCAGCGGCGTGGAGGTGGCGCAGCGGGTGCGCCGCGAGGTCGCCCACCCGCCGGCACTGGTCGCCGTCACCGGCTATGGCCAAGCCTCGGACCGGGATGCGAGCATGGCAGCGGGCTTCTACGCGCACCTGACCAAGCCGGTCGATGCGCAGCACCTCGAGGGCCTGCTCGAACGCCTGCTCGGCAAGCCCTGA
- a CDS encoding response regulator: MTVAVFIVEDEPAVEESLRVVLEGYLRAQVVGTAPSEAEAVAWLTANPQGWQLLVVDLRLKKGTGLGVLHALSALGRTGGIVVALTNAASADNRAECLRLGADAVFDKAAEINEFLAFCAAGAP; this comes from the coding sequence ATGACAGTCGCTGTATTCATCGTGGAAGACGAGCCGGCGGTGGAAGAAAGCCTGCGGGTCGTGCTTGAGGGCTATCTGCGCGCGCAGGTGGTCGGCACCGCGCCCTCCGAGGCCGAAGCGGTGGCCTGGCTCACGGCGAATCCGCAGGGCTGGCAATTGCTGGTGGTGGACCTGCGCCTCAAGAAGGGCACCGGGCTGGGCGTGCTGCATGCGCTGTCCGCGCTCGGCCGCACGGGCGGCATCGTGGTGGCGCTGACGAACGCCGCCTCCGCGGACAACCGCGCCGAATGCCTCCGCCTGGGTGCCGACGCGGTGTTCGACAAGGCGGCGGAGATCAACGAGTTCCTGGCGTTCTGCGCCGCCGGTGCGCCTTGA
- a CDS encoding malto-oligosyltrehalose synthase, whose product MVNEPSHVTGDLERLCEHYGIATGYFDAFGARQEASAQSLIALLAEFDVRLDSVADAGRALDAARRAQRAEALPPVLVVQAESSAWSMPLRLPRSLRRLRWQLSDEQGREQAGEIDVDALPETGRTEDDGLALSERTLPMSASLEAGYHRLRIEGLRGETLVLVTPGRCYRPPAVRDGGRVWGTAVQLYSLRSPRNWGIGDFSDLEELAVQMAAQGADLIGLNPLHALFASTPLHTSPYSPSSRQQLNVLYIDVEAVDGFAGCTPALERVRSPDFQARLAGLRATALVDYAGVAEAKFEVLEMLFDDFRARHLPPESAPDDTGREFQAFVAERGEALRQHAIFETLQAHFLATEGGAWDWHAWPDAYRDPDSAEVAAFAITNAERVQYHQYLQWLASRQLARAAARCHALGMGVGLYVDLAVSVERAGSDAWGARQVFAEGASVGAPPDEFNPAGQRWGLPPLRPDRLRADGYRFFTETLRAGMRGAGALRIDHVMGLMRLFWIPPGRDATVGAYVYYPLDEMLAIVAIESHRHRCMVVGEDLGTVEDAVRDALAKADVLSYRLLYFEKLRDGGFKPPEAYPPAALVAISTHDLATFAGWWTANDLRERLALDLFPDPAVFDKQLADRMQERIELMQALQQAGLLSREEVAEAAGLALPSARIVEAAHAFLAAAPSALMMVQLEDVAGVVAQANMPGTVDQHPNWRRKLPEATAALAAGERMRGIGEALRTARPRPVAAAEGGAPAGLQTRVPRATYRLQFHKDFGFDDAIRVLPYLAKLGVSHVYCSPIQRARAGSMHGYDVVAHAEVNPELGGEEGFARFVAALKAHGLGQLLDMVPNHMGVFGADNAWWMDVLENGPASRYAQHFDIDWQPLNVELTGKVLLPILGVHYGEALENGELVLHFEREGGSFAIRYFDHRFPLAPESYPVVLERALARLGNGDGGDASDRLASLSTAFAHLPGRDAPSPDALAERVRDKELLKARLARLAQQHPSVAQALAASVAELNLAQPDARDALHRLVEAQAYRLAHWRVAADEINYRRFFDINDLAAVRMERDEVFEATQSFALDLAAAGVVDGLRIDHPDGLYDPAAYFRQLQEGYARRAGLVLPTHDADGRPARPLYVVAEKIAGAHEEVPDSWHVHGTTGYRFANVANGVLVDTTAESAVLHAWQRFTGEMDDFAAICRAGRREVMRNALSSELNVLSSELLRIARGHRSTRDYTLNALRRALADVAACMPVYRTYIVEGPSEQDARFIDEAVSEAARQSGDADRSIFDFVRSALCGEAVASAPPALGERVRRFALRFQQFSAPVAAKGVEDTAFYRYFPLSALNEVGGEPDLFGIEVEEFHALSADRALRWPHTMLATSTHDNKRSEDVRNRIDVLSEMPNEWMLALTRWHGLCRGTRKRFEGGKGEGEAPSRIDEYLLYQTLLGTLPLGGLDAETAPGYADRIWQYMQKAARESKLRTRWTQPDAGYEAALENFVREILTPAEGAEEGSCLPGIQRLADRLAWFGAWNSLTLTLLKYGSPGVPDLYQGSELIELSLVDPDNRRPVDYALRQQRLDALHAMADQDGLAARVGAMAGTPHDGQAKLWFIWRLLSLRRAQPLLFREGGYEPLTVEGPLEKHVVAFARRHEGQVLLILAGRLFVGLSNHGADDDAAPALPDAAKWNGTTVRLPADLGAIALDNLLTGETVPAAAGSVHLTDAFRHMPWAALVIGTSS is encoded by the coding sequence ATGGTGAATGAGCCAAGCCATGTCACTGGCGACCTGGAACGACTCTGCGAGCACTACGGCATCGCGACCGGTTACTTCGATGCGTTCGGCGCGCGACAGGAAGCCTCGGCGCAAAGCCTGATCGCGCTGCTGGCGGAGTTCGACGTGCGTCTCGACAGCGTGGCCGACGCGGGCCGTGCGCTCGATGCGGCGCGCCGTGCGCAACGCGCCGAGGCGCTGCCACCGGTGCTGGTGGTGCAAGCCGAAAGCTCCGCATGGTCGATGCCGCTGCGTCTGCCGCGTTCGTTGCGGCGCCTGCGCTGGCAACTGAGCGATGAGCAGGGGCGCGAGCAGGCGGGCGAGATCGATGTCGATGCATTGCCCGAAACCGGCCGCACCGAAGACGACGGACTCGCACTGAGCGAGCGCACCTTGCCGATGTCGGCATCGCTCGAAGCGGGCTACCACCGGCTGCGCATCGAAGGCCTGCGCGGCGAGACGCTCGTGCTGGTCACCCCCGGCCGTTGCTACCGGCCGCCCGCCGTGCGCGATGGCGGGCGCGTCTGGGGCACTGCGGTGCAGCTCTACAGCCTGCGCTCGCCGCGCAACTGGGGCATCGGCGACTTCAGCGACCTGGAAGAGCTGGCCGTGCAGATGGCCGCGCAGGGCGCCGATCTCATCGGCCTCAATCCGCTGCATGCGTTGTTCGCGAGCACGCCGCTGCACACCAGTCCGTACAGCCCGTCGTCCCGGCAGCAGCTCAACGTGCTCTACATCGACGTGGAGGCGGTGGACGGCTTCGCGGGCTGCACGCCGGCCCTCGAGAGGGTGCGCTCGCCCGATTTCCAGGCGCGGCTCGCAGGCTTGCGCGCGACGGCGCTGGTGGACTATGCCGGCGTGGCCGAGGCCAAGTTCGAGGTGCTGGAGATGCTGTTCGACGATTTCCGAGCGCGGCACCTGCCGCCGGAATCGGCGCCCGACGACACGGGCCGCGAGTTCCAGGCCTTCGTGGCCGAGCGCGGCGAGGCGCTGCGCCAGCATGCGATTTTCGAAACCCTGCAGGCCCACTTTCTCGCCACCGAAGGCGGTGCATGGGACTGGCACGCCTGGCCCGATGCCTACCGCGACCCCGATTCCGCAGAGGTGGCGGCTTTCGCAATAACCAACGCCGAGCGCGTGCAGTACCACCAATACCTCCAGTGGCTGGCCAGCCGCCAGCTGGCACGCGCCGCCGCGCGCTGCCATGCGCTGGGCATGGGCGTGGGCCTCTATGTGGATCTGGCCGTGTCGGTCGAACGCGCAGGCTCCGACGCATGGGGCGCCCGGCAGGTCTTTGCAGAGGGCGCCAGCGTCGGCGCGCCGCCGGACGAGTTCAACCCCGCCGGCCAGCGCTGGGGCCTGCCCCCGCTGCGCCCCGACCGCCTGCGCGCGGATGGCTACCGCTTCTTCACCGAGACGCTGCGCGCCGGCATGCGCGGCGCAGGCGCGTTGCGCATCGACCATGTGATGGGCCTCATGCGCCTGTTCTGGATTCCGCCGGGCCGCGACGCAACCGTGGGCGCCTATGTCTATTACCCGCTCGACGAGATGCTCGCCATCGTGGCGATCGAAAGCCACCGACACCGTTGCATGGTGGTGGGCGAAGACCTGGGCACGGTCGAGGACGCGGTGCGCGACGCACTCGCGAAGGCCGATGTGCTGTCGTACCGCCTGCTCTATTTCGAGAAGCTGCGAGACGGCGGCTTCAAACCGCCCGAGGCCTACCCGCCGGCCGCCCTGGTGGCGATCAGCACGCACGACCTCGCGACCTTCGCGGGCTGGTGGACGGCGAACGACCTGCGCGAACGGCTCGCGCTCGACCTGTTTCCCGATCCGGCCGTCTTCGACAAGCAACTGGCGGACCGGATGCAGGAGCGCATCGAGCTGATGCAGGCCTTGCAACAGGCCGGCCTGTTGTCGCGCGAGGAGGTGGCCGAGGCGGCAGGCCTTGCGCTGCCATCGGCCCGCATCGTCGAAGCGGCGCATGCCTTCCTGGCCGCCGCGCCTTCGGCGCTGATGATGGTGCAGCTCGAGGACGTGGCCGGTGTGGTGGCACAGGCCAACATGCCGGGCACGGTCGACCAGCATCCCAACTGGCGGCGGAAGTTGCCCGAGGCGACAGCGGCCCTGGCCGCGGGCGAGCGCATGCGCGGCATCGGCGAGGCCCTGCGCACGGCGCGGCCACGCCCTGTGGCCGCCGCCGAGGGGGGCGCGCCCGCTGGCTTGCAGACCCGCGTGCCGCGCGCCACCTACCGCCTTCAATTTCACAAGGACTTCGGTTTCGACGACGCGATCCGTGTGTTGCCGTACCTGGCGAAGCTCGGCGTGAGCCATGTGTACTGCTCGCCGATCCAGCGCGCCCGCGCGGGCAGCATGCACGGCTACGACGTGGTCGCGCATGCCGAGGTCAACCCCGAGCTGGGCGGCGAGGAAGGCTTTGCGCGCTTCGTCGCGGCGCTCAAGGCCCACGGCCTGGGCCAGTTGCTGGACATGGTGCCCAACCACATGGGTGTGTTTGGCGCCGACAACGCCTGGTGGATGGACGTGCTGGAAAACGGCCCGGCGTCGCGTTACGCGCAGCACTTCGACATCGACTGGCAGCCGCTCAATGTCGAGCTCACCGGCAAGGTGCTGCTGCCCATCCTGGGCGTGCACTACGGCGAGGCGCTGGAGAACGGCGAGCTCGTGCTGCACTTCGAGCGCGAGGGCGGCAGCTTCGCGATCCGCTACTTCGACCACCGGTTTCCGCTGGCGCCGGAGAGCTATCCGGTGGTGCTGGAGCGGGCGCTGGCGCGCCTGGGAAATGGCGACGGAGGCGATGCTTCGGACCGCCTGGCGAGCCTGTCCACCGCGTTCGCCCATCTGCCGGGGCGCGATGCGCCGTCGCCCGATGCGCTGGCCGAGCGCGTGCGCGACAAGGAGCTTCTCAAGGCCCGGCTCGCACGCCTGGCGCAGCAGCATCCCTCGGTCGCGCAGGCGCTGGCGGCTTCGGTGGCCGAGCTGAACCTCGCCCAGCCCGACGCCCGCGACGCGCTGCACCGGCTGGTCGAAGCGCAGGCCTATCGCCTCGCGCACTGGCGGGTGGCGGCGGACGAAATCAACTACCGCCGCTTCTTCGACATCAACGACCTCGCGGCCGTGCGCATGGAGCGCGACGAGGTGTTCGAGGCCACGCAGTCCTTCGCGCTCGACCTTGCCGCGGCCGGCGTGGTGGATGGCCTGCGCATCGACCACCCCGACGGGCTCTACGACCCGGCGGCGTACTTCCGCCAGCTCCAGGAAGGCTATGCGCGCCGCGCCGGTCTCGTGCTGCCCACGCACGATGCCGACGGCCGGCCCGCGCGCCCGCTGTACGTGGTCGCCGAGAAGATCGCCGGCGCGCACGAGGAAGTGCCCGACAGCTGGCATGTGCACGGCACCACCGGCTACCGCTTCGCGAACGTGGCCAACGGCGTGCTGGTCGACACCACCGCCGAATCGGCCGTGCTGCATGCGTGGCAGCGCTTCACCGGCGAGATGGACGACTTCGCCGCGATCTGCCGCGCGGGCCGGCGCGAGGTGATGCGCAACGCGCTCTCGTCGGAACTGAACGTGCTCTCCAGCGAACTGCTGCGCATCGCCAGGGGCCACCGCAGCACGCGCGACTACACGCTCAATGCGCTGCGCCGCGCGCTGGCCGATGTAGCCGCATGCATGCCGGTCTACCGCACCTACATCGTCGAGGGGCCTTCGGAACAGGACGCGCGATTCATCGACGAGGCCGTCAGCGAAGCCGCGCGGCAGAGCGGCGATGCCGACCGGTCGATCTTCGACTTCGTGCGCAGCGCGCTGTGCGGCGAGGCCGTTGCCTCCGCACCGCCGGCGCTGGGTGAACGGGTGCGCCGCTTCGCGCTGCGCTTCCAGCAGTTCAGCGCGCCGGTGGCGGCCAAGGGCGTGGAAGACACGGCGTTCTACCGCTACTTTCCGCTGAGCGCGCTCAACGAGGTGGGCGGCGAGCCCGATCTGTTCGGCATCGAGGTGGAGGAATTCCATGCGCTGAGTGCCGACCGCGCACTGCGCTGGCCGCACACGATGCTGGCCACTTCGACGCACGACAACAAGCGCTCGGAAGACGTGCGCAACCGCATCGACGTGCTTTCCGAGATGCCCAACGAGTGGATGCTGGCGCTGACGCGCTGGCACGGCCTGTGCCGGGGCACGCGCAAGAGGTTCGAAGGCGGCAAGGGCGAGGGCGAGGCGCCGTCGCGCATCGACGAATACCTGCTCTACCAGACGCTGCTGGGCACCTTGCCGCTGGGCGGTCTCGATGCGGAAACGGCACCCGGGTACGCCGACCGCATCTGGCAGTACATGCAGAAGGCCGCGCGCGAGTCCAAGCTGCGCACGCGCTGGACGCAGCCGGACGCGGGCTACGAAGCCGCGCTGGAGAACTTCGTGCGCGAGATCCTGACCCCCGCCGAGGGCGCGGAGGAGGGCAGCTGCCTGCCGGGTATTCAGCGGCTGGCGGATCGGCTGGCGTGGTTCGGCGCGTGGAACAGCCTCACGCTCACGCTGCTGAAATACGGCTCGCCGGGCGTGCCCGATCTCTATCAAGGCAGCGAACTCATCGAGTTGAGCCTGGTCGATCCGGACAACCGGCGGCCGGTGGACTACGCGCTGCGGCAGCAACGGCTCGATGCGCTCCATGCGATGGCCGACCAGGACGGTCTGGCCGCGCGCGTGGGTGCGATGGCCGGGACGCCGCACGACGGCCAGGCGAAGCTCTGGTTCATCTGGCGGTTGCTGTCGTTGCGGCGGGCGCAACCACTGCTGTTCCGCGAAGGCGGCTACGAGCCGTTGACGGTCGAGGGGCCGCTTGAAAAGCACGTCGTGGCGTTTGCGCGCCGACATGAGGGCCAGGTGCTGCTGATCCTCGCCGGGCGGTTGTTCGTCGGGCTCTCGAACCACGGTGCGGATGACGACGCCGCGCCGGCGCTGCCGGATGCGGCGAAGTGGAACGGCACGACGGTGCGCCTGCCGGCAGACCTCGGTGCGATCGCGCTCGACAACCTGCTGACCGGCGAAACGGTTCCCGCCGCTGCGGGCAGCGTGCACCTGACCGACGCCTTTCGCCACATGCCGTGGGCAGCGCTGGTCATCGGCACGTCGTCGTGA